One genomic segment of Trichococcus shcherbakoviae includes these proteins:
- a CDS encoding glucose PTS transporter subunit IIA has product MKDKLFGVLQRVGRSFMLPIAILPVAGLFLGIGGSFTNATTLETYGLTELMGQGTFIYDVLNVMNQAGSVVFGNLPLIFAVGCAIGMAKAEKATASLAAVIAFLIMHSSIGAMIVARGGADQFIEGSISNVLGIESLQMGVFGGMIVGLGVAALHNRFYKIQLPAALSFFEGTRFVPIISSIVYLFVGILMVYIWPPVQEGINAIGALVQGSGYAGTWLYGFMERALIPFGLHHVFYLPFWQTAVGGTMEVGGKMVEGAQNIFFAQLADPDTTIFSVAATRFMSGKFPLMIFGLPGAALAMYRTAKPEKRKEAGGLLLSAALTSMLTGITEPLEFTFLFVATPLYIIHSVLAGAAYMLMHMFSVGVGMTFSGGFIDMFLYGILQGNAKTNWIWIVIIGLVYFVVYYFLFSFLIKKFNYKTPGREDDSTEVKLYTRADMNAKAQEGATDIASIVKNETDEMSASIIYGLGGAANIVDVDSCATRLRTTVANGDLVDAELLKGTGASGVIHKGNGVQVVYGPKVSNIKSNLEEFIDSGSAAKLPSKEEYYGLKAVEKTEEKATVTPAAPAAEAKATVATTLRSPIAGIAIPLTQVDDAAFASEALGKGIAIEPAVGEVVSPINGKVVMVFDTKHAIGLESDEGVEILIHIGLDTVNLKGEGFTTYVKAGDFVEIGDKLVDFDIDFIKASGYKTTTPIVITNTFNYKNIEVVAEGTVDLGDAIVTVQ; this is encoded by the coding sequence ATGAAGGACAAACTTTTTGGTGTTTTGCAGCGTGTTGGACGTTCGTTCATGTTGCCGATCGCCATTTTACCAGTAGCCGGACTCTTTTTGGGTATCGGTGGGTCATTTACTAATGCTACGACACTAGAAACATATGGTTTAACAGAACTGATGGGTCAAGGGACATTCATTTATGATGTATTGAATGTAATGAACCAGGCCGGATCGGTTGTCTTTGGGAACTTGCCGTTGATCTTCGCTGTAGGCTGTGCCATCGGTATGGCGAAAGCTGAAAAAGCGACTGCATCTTTGGCTGCTGTCATCGCTTTCCTGATCATGCATTCATCCATCGGCGCTATGATCGTAGCCCGTGGCGGCGCAGATCAGTTCATCGAAGGATCAATCTCAAACGTATTGGGTATCGAGTCATTGCAAATGGGTGTTTTTGGAGGTATGATCGTCGGTTTGGGTGTTGCTGCACTTCATAATCGCTTTTATAAAATTCAATTACCAGCTGCTCTTTCATTCTTTGAAGGCACTCGTTTTGTTCCGATCATCTCATCGATCGTCTACTTGTTCGTAGGTATCCTGATGGTTTACATCTGGCCGCCAGTGCAAGAAGGCATCAATGCGATCGGTGCTTTGGTACAAGGTTCCGGTTACGCTGGAACATGGCTCTATGGTTTCATGGAGCGTGCGTTGATTCCTTTCGGCCTGCACCACGTGTTCTACTTGCCTTTCTGGCAAACAGCAGTGGGCGGAACGATGGAAGTCGGCGGAAAAATGGTCGAAGGTGCACAAAACATCTTCTTCGCGCAATTAGCTGATCCTGACACAACTATCTTCAGTGTTGCCGCTACACGTTTCATGTCAGGTAAATTCCCGTTGATGATCTTCGGCTTACCTGGTGCTGCTTTAGCGATGTACCGCACAGCTAAACCAGAAAAAAGAAAAGAAGCCGGCGGACTATTGTTGTCTGCTGCCTTGACTTCCATGCTTACAGGTATCACTGAGCCGTTGGAATTCACATTCTTGTTTGTTGCTACACCGTTATATATCATTCACTCTGTTTTGGCCGGTGCTGCTTACATGCTGATGCATATGTTCAGCGTAGGTGTCGGCATGACTTTCTCAGGCGGATTCATCGATATGTTCTTGTACGGTATCCTGCAAGGGAATGCCAAAACGAACTGGATCTGGATCGTCATCATCGGTCTTGTTTACTTCGTAGTCTACTACTTCCTGTTCTCATTCTTGATCAAGAAGTTCAACTACAAGACTCCAGGTCGTGAAGATGATTCGACTGAAGTGAAATTGTATACACGTGCTGACATGAATGCGAAAGCGCAAGAAGGCGCTACAGACATTGCCTCAATCGTGAAAAACGAAACGGATGAAATGTCTGCTTCCATCATTTATGGCCTGGGTGGCGCAGCGAACATCGTGGACGTCGACAGCTGTGCGACACGTCTGCGTACAACTGTAGCAAACGGAGATTTGGTTGATGCAGAATTATTGAAGGGCACGGGAGCATCCGGCGTCATCCATAAAGGAAACGGCGTTCAAGTTGTTTACGGACCGAAAGTTTCTAACATCAAATCAAACCTGGAAGAATTCATCGACAGCGGCAGTGCCGCAAAACTTCCTTCCAAAGAAGAGTACTATGGTCTGAAGGCTGTTGAAAAAACAGAAGAAAAAGCAACCGTAACACCAGCAGCACCTGCTGCTGAAGCAAAAGCGACAGTTGCCACTACTTTGCGTTCGCCTATCGCTGGTATCGCTATTCCATTGACGCAAGTGGATGACGCTGCCTTCGCTAGTGAAGCGTTGGGTAAAGGGATCGCAATCGAACCTGCAGTCGGTGAAGTTGTTTCGCCGATCAACGGTAAAGTCGTCATGGTTTTCGACACGAAGCATGCTATCGGTCTTGAATCTGACGAAGGTGTTGAAATTTTGATCCATATCGGATTGGATACAGTCAATCTGAAAGGTGAAGGTTTCACTACTTATGTTAAGGCTGGGGATTTTGTTGAAATCGGAGACAAATTGGTTGATTTCGATATCGACTTCATCAAAGCTTCCGGTTACAAGACAACTACTCCTATCGTAATCACAAACACTTTCAATTACAAAAACATTGAAGTTGTTGCAGAAGGTACTGTAGATCTTGGCGATGCAATCGTTACAGTTCAATAA
- a CDS encoding GNAT family N-acetyltransferase, which produces MITIRHGAPADELFLKEMTYQAIYSPKGGGFLPRKVLEEAAIRRYYADFGREGDEAFVALSDGEAVGAVWIRFATTAQKGYGFVRSDVPELTIAVLPTFRGRGIGKSLLERMLTQLRATDLKAVSLSVSRSNPARKLYECHGFHVLKKQKNSCTMLLELT; this is translated from the coding sequence ATGATCACGATCAGACACGGAGCCCCTGCGGATGAGTTATTTCTGAAGGAAATGACTTATCAGGCGATCTATTCGCCCAAAGGCGGGGGCTTTTTGCCGCGGAAGGTGTTGGAAGAAGCGGCAATCCGGCGCTACTATGCGGACTTCGGCAGAGAAGGCGATGAGGCATTCGTGGCATTGTCCGATGGCGAAGCGGTCGGGGCGGTATGGATCCGTTTTGCGACGACTGCCCAAAAAGGCTACGGCTTCGTCCGCTCAGACGTGCCGGAACTCACAATCGCGGTGCTGCCGACTTTCCGGGGGCGCGGCATCGGGAAGTCGCTGCTGGAGCGGATGTTGACGCAGCTGCGGGCAACGGATTTGAAGGCTGTCTCCTTGAGTGTGTCCCGCTCCAATCCGGCGCGCAAGCTCTATGAGTGTCACGGGTTCCACGTATTGAAAAAACAGAAAAACTCTTGCACGATGTTGCTCGAATTAACATGA
- the menA gene encoding 1,4-dihydroxy-2-naphthoate polyprenyltransferase — protein MNVPVFLEFVEIKTKLASLFPFVLGTLFTLYHFGSINALNTILFFIAMVVFDMATTAINNTMDFVKAKNLVYRDEENILGKAGISVKQAAKIIVSMIAFAALLGLILTARTNLLLLVIGALCFAIGILYTFGPFPISRMPLGEVASGLTMGFGIFFIAVFVNVPAGTLAELLLQWPNFTLAGNIATLLIILLQSAPLVFSIANIMLANNICDYETDISNHRYTLTFYIGKPVAVRLYAWLYYGAFAATTISVLFGIYPVWMLFIWAIFPVIQRNINRFRAKQDKATTFNLAIKNLILYHGLEIILLVVSLILK, from the coding sequence ATGAATGTACCTGTATTTTTGGAATTTGTGGAAATCAAGACCAAGTTGGCAAGCCTGTTTCCGTTTGTGTTGGGGACCTTGTTTACGCTCTACCATTTCGGCAGCATCAATGCGCTTAACACGATTTTGTTCTTCATCGCCATGGTCGTTTTTGACATGGCGACGACGGCCATCAACAACACGATGGACTTTGTGAAGGCGAAGAATCTGGTTTACCGCGACGAGGAAAACATCCTCGGGAAAGCGGGGATTTCCGTCAAACAGGCCGCTAAGATCATCGTTTCGATGATCGCGTTCGCAGCGCTGCTCGGTTTGATCCTGACGGCGCGCACCAATCTGTTGCTGTTGGTGATCGGGGCGCTCTGCTTTGCGATCGGAATCCTCTATACGTTCGGACCGTTCCCGATTTCGCGGATGCCTTTGGGAGAGGTGGCTTCGGGACTGACGATGGGCTTCGGCATCTTTTTCATCGCCGTGTTCGTGAACGTCCCGGCCGGAACGTTGGCCGAGTTGCTGTTGCAATGGCCGAACTTTACGCTAGCGGGGAACATAGCGACGCTGCTGATCATCCTGCTTCAGTCAGCGCCGCTTGTGTTCAGCATCGCCAACATCATGCTGGCGAACAATATCTGCGACTATGAAACCGACATTTCCAATCACCGCTACACGTTGACTTTCTACATCGGTAAGCCGGTTGCTGTGCGCCTGTATGCCTGGTTGTACTACGGGGCATTCGCCGCCACAACAATTTCGGTGCTGTTCGGCATCTATCCGGTCTGGATGCTGTTCATCTGGGCGATCTTCCCGGTCATCCAGCGCAACATCAACCGCTTCAGAGCCAAACAGGACAAAGCGACGACCTTCAACTTGGCGATCAAAAATCTGATCCTATATCACGGTTTGGAGATCATCCTGCTGGTTGTGTCGCTTATCCTGAAATGA
- a CDS encoding FAD:protein FMN transferase, which translates to MNKASLAGALSLVLLFGGCGNGGVQEATELRKEPYEKTEFLMGTYVTVRVYDEGKEAVLEEAFDRVAELADKITVNEPGSEVDAVNAAAGTEAVQLSDDVYPLVRSAWGYSEASDGDFDLSIGPITELWHIGFDDARKPEQSEIDAALTLVDYERVVLDDAAQTVQLADAGMRLDLGAIAKGYITDEVKELLVEEGVTTAIIDLGGNVYVLGGSPLREGESWNVGIQDPLAARGETIGKTKQKDRSIVTSGIYERYIEVDGVSYHHLMDPETGYPFDNDIAGVSILSDKSIDGDALSTLVFGLGMEAGLAYVNERDDIEAVFVTKDKKVYVSDGLTDNFELTNDDYVWENE; encoded by the coding sequence ATGAATAAGGCCAGCCTGGCGGGCGCATTGTCACTGGTGCTCCTTTTTGGGGGGTGTGGCAATGGGGGTGTGCAGGAAGCAACGGAGCTACGGAAAGAACCATATGAGAAAACGGAATTTTTGATGGGGACTTATGTGACGGTGCGCGTCTATGACGAAGGCAAAGAGGCTGTTCTGGAAGAGGCGTTCGACCGCGTCGCCGAACTGGCCGACAAAATCACTGTGAATGAGCCTGGGTCGGAAGTTGATGCGGTGAATGCCGCGGCAGGGACGGAAGCTGTGCAGCTGTCTGATGATGTCTATCCGTTGGTGCGGAGCGCGTGGGGTTACAGCGAGGCATCCGACGGTGACTTTGACCTGTCGATCGGGCCGATCACCGAACTCTGGCATATCGGTTTCGATGATGCCAGAAAGCCGGAGCAGAGCGAAATCGATGCGGCGCTGACTTTGGTCGACTATGAGCGCGTCGTACTGGATGATGCAGCGCAGACCGTTCAGTTGGCGGATGCGGGGATGCGCTTGGACCTGGGCGCCATCGCCAAGGGCTACATCACCGACGAAGTGAAGGAACTCCTGGTGGAGGAAGGTGTGACGACCGCCATCATCGACCTCGGTGGCAACGTCTATGTGCTCGGGGGTTCGCCGTTGCGCGAAGGGGAGTCCTGGAACGTAGGCATCCAGGACCCATTGGCGGCGCGCGGGGAGACCATCGGCAAGACGAAACAAAAAGACCGTTCGATCGTGACTTCCGGCATCTATGAACGCTACATCGAAGTGGATGGCGTCAGCTATCACCATCTGATGGATCCGGAAACGGGCTATCCATTCGATAACGACATCGCCGGCGTTTCGATCCTGTCCGATAAGTCGATCGATGGGGATGCCTTATCGACGCTCGTCTTCGGTCTCGGGATGGAAGCGGGTTTGGCCTACGTCAACGAGCGGGACGATATCGAAGCCGTTTTTGTGACAAAGGACAAGAAAGTCTATGTTTCGGACGGTTTGACGGATAATTTTGAACTGACCAACGACGATTACGTTTGGGAAAATGAATAG
- a CDS encoding FMN-binding protein, which translates to MELKKTLSTATLLLASTFVLAACGGADTETETESSAAASSEVVVESSSETTSEAAAELKDGTYTLVEKNFDTRGWKTEFSITVVDGKITESTYENVNEAGAKKSEDADYQARMVEKAGVGPADYFPALNNQLVEKQDPEAVEVVTGATGSSDTFKKYAPMLVEAAEAGDTTTIEIDNVVEEE; encoded by the coding sequence ATGGAATTAAAGAAAACGTTATCTACGGCAACTCTTTTGCTGGCATCAACTTTCGTATTAGCAGCTTGCGGCGGAGCCGACACAGAAACTGAAACGGAATCATCAGCAGCAGCTTCATCCGAAGTTGTAGTTGAATCTTCATCAGAAACTACTTCAGAAGCGGCAGCTGAATTGAAGGACGGCACTTACACATTGGTTGAAAAGAACTTCGACACTCGTGGCTGGAAAACTGAATTCTCGATCACTGTCGTGGACGGCAAAATCACGGAATCTACATACGAGAACGTGAACGAAGCCGGCGCGAAGAAATCCGAAGATGCAGACTACCAAGCTAGAATGGTAGAAAAAGCTGGCGTGGGTCCTGCTGATTACTTCCCTGCATTGAACAACCAGTTAGTTGAAAAACAAGATCCGGAAGCAGTAGAAGTCGTTACTGGTGCAACAGGTTCTAGTGATACTTTCAAAAAGTACGCTCCAATGTTGGTTGAAGCAGCTGAAGCTGGCGACACAACTACAATCGAAATCGACAACGTAGTCGAAGAAGAATAA
- a CDS encoding polyprenyl synthetase family protein, whose product MKIHSMWDQYPLLQAELVATNELLEKNITLKNRAVREAILARLLSGGKMLRPAYCLLFSYYSPQRDAERAQAIAAAVELLHTATLMHDDVIDEAGTRRGKETMNRAFGNQIAVYSGDYLFTVCFRLLSDYAGDAAVLKIDTNGMESILIGELNQMDMRYNPDMRMRDYLRQIQGKTAQLFALSCYAGAYGSVEDEKLAQLAYRIGHDIGMAFQVMDDVLDYTQDEKTLGKPALSDFRNGIYTAPVLYAMQADRKAFAAYIVKGADVTAAELAEIHVLVERYGGNRAAQALAKKYTTKALKLIKKLPDHPVKETLTKLTEQLLYRNM is encoded by the coding sequence ATGAAAATTCATTCGATGTGGGACCAGTATCCGCTGTTGCAGGCGGAATTGGTCGCCACCAATGAGCTGTTGGAAAAAAACATAACGCTCAAAAACCGGGCGGTCAGGGAAGCGATCCTTGCCAGGCTGCTTTCGGGCGGGAAGATGCTGCGGCCGGCCTATTGCCTGTTGTTTTCCTACTATTCCCCGCAACGGGATGCGGAGCGGGCGCAGGCGATTGCGGCTGCGGTGGAGTTATTGCATACGGCGACGTTGATGCACGATGACGTCATCGATGAAGCCGGCACCCGCCGCGGCAAGGAGACGATGAACCGGGCATTCGGCAATCAGATCGCCGTCTATTCGGGGGATTACCTCTTCACGGTCTGTTTCCGCTTGTTGTCCGATTATGCCGGCGACGCGGCTGTGCTGAAGATCGACACGAACGGGATGGAAAGCATCCTGATCGGCGAGCTGAATCAGATGGATATGCGCTACAATCCGGACATGCGTATGCGCGATTATTTGCGCCAGATCCAAGGCAAGACGGCCCAGCTCTTCGCGTTGAGCTGTTATGCCGGGGCCTATGGATCGGTTGAGGACGAGAAGTTGGCGCAACTGGCCTATCGGATCGGCCACGATATCGGCATGGCCTTCCAGGTCATGGATGATGTCTTGGATTACACCCAGGACGAAAAGACCTTGGGCAAACCGGCTCTAAGTGACTTCCGCAACGGCATCTACACAGCACCTGTGCTGTATGCGATGCAGGCCGACCGCAAAGCCTTCGCTGCCTACATCGTCAAAGGAGCGGATGTGACCGCTGCGGAGCTCGCGGAGATCCATGTTTTGGTGGAACGCTATGGCGGCAATCGCGCTGCACAGGCGTTGGCCAAGAAATACACGACGAAAGCGTTGAAGCTGATCAAAAAGTTGCCGGATCATCCCGTAAAGGAAACGCTAACGAAATTAACTGAGCAATTGCTTTATCGCAATATGTAG
- a CDS encoding NusG domain II-containing protein, with translation MRKYLKMIRRGDLLIILFLMAASFLPLGVFSYHQANAESADNIAVISVDGKTVKEFVLKDDGKTETYVYQDDHGHENVIVREGSKIRITSADCDDQLCVRMGAKDGIGETIMCLPNRVLVEIRGAQGTTADDEEALDIIS, from the coding sequence ATGAGAAAATACCTGAAAATGATCCGCAGAGGCGATCTGCTCATCATCCTTTTTTTGATGGCGGCTTCCTTCCTGCCGTTGGGGGTCTTCTCCTATCATCAAGCCAACGCTGAGAGCGCGGATAACATCGCCGTCATCAGTGTGGACGGCAAGACAGTGAAGGAATTTGTCCTGAAGGATGACGGCAAGACGGAGACGTATGTCTATCAGGACGACCATGGTCATGAGAACGTGATCGTGCGGGAAGGATCCAAAATCCGGATTACTTCCGCCGATTGCGACGACCAATTGTGTGTGCGCATGGGTGCCAAGGACGGTATCGGGGAGACGATCATGTGTCTGCCGAACCGCGTGCTAGTGGAAATACGCGGTGCCCAAGGGACTACCGCTGACGATGAAGAGGCCCTCGACATCATCTCCTGA
- a CDS encoding NAD(P)/FAD-dependent oxidoreductase yields MSKKNIVVVGAGFAGVAAAKKLSRHFKKNPDVLITLIDKHSYQTYMTELHEVAAGRVQPDAIQYDLQRLFSRSRNVDIITDEVTHVDREKKVVTTSSHSFNYDYLILAMGGEPNTFNVPGVDEHAFTMWSWEDANKIRRHIQDTVEAASNEHDDAKRKAMLTAVVSGAGFTGVELVGDLMEWKDHLAKANKLDPAEFSLYLVEAAPQILGVVTEKEQQKAEKYMLKKGIQIIKGNGVANVKKDSVELSDGTVIPTHTLIWTAGVKANTDAAAYGIEQARAGRLVANKYMEAKDSDGVYLAGDLVYYEEPDKNNAPVPQIVQSAEQTGHTAAANIIASIEGTEKHEHKGTYQGFMISIGSRYGVAYLMDKIHLSGFIAMLVKHMVNLFYFMTIGSGYYFVQYIYHEFFHIKEKRNIFRGHLSRLGNVLWALPLRVFYGSMWTWEAVKKIYGSYGTASWFGDEIVLPFAWLKEATTGASEAVTDTAAAVSSPVFGLSYAYGEEPMMIFKEAPEWFNSIMQVMIPNPEMALFFQKFMTIVELLIGLAIIAGLFTFLANAATIALVIAFSLSGMFYWVNMWFIPVAIALMNGSGRAFGLDYYVIPWIQKKLDNWWYGKTKSIYRPGIGQ; encoded by the coding sequence ATGAGTAAAAAGAATATTGTGGTTGTGGGAGCAGGTTTCGCCGGTGTGGCCGCCGCGAAGAAATTATCCCGACATTTCAAGAAAAATCCGGATGTCTTGATCACCTTGATCGACAAACATTCCTACCAAACGTACATGACCGAGCTGCATGAGGTGGCAGCGGGACGTGTGCAGCCCGATGCGATCCAATACGATCTGCAACGTCTGTTCAGCCGTAGCAGAAACGTGGATATCATTACGGATGAAGTGACCCATGTGGACCGTGAGAAGAAAGTCGTGACGACCAGCAGCCATAGCTTCAACTATGACTACCTGATTCTGGCGATGGGTGGCGAGCCGAATACGTTCAACGTCCCAGGTGTCGATGAGCATGCCTTCACGATGTGGTCTTGGGAAGATGCGAACAAAATTCGCCGTCATATCCAGGATACAGTCGAAGCAGCCTCTAATGAACATGATGATGCGAAACGCAAAGCAATGCTGACGGCAGTAGTCAGTGGGGCTGGTTTTACCGGCGTGGAATTGGTCGGCGACTTGATGGAATGGAAAGACCATCTGGCAAAAGCCAACAAGTTGGATCCAGCTGAATTCAGCCTCTACTTGGTTGAAGCTGCACCGCAGATTTTAGGTGTCGTTACCGAAAAGGAACAACAAAAAGCCGAAAAGTACATGCTGAAAAAAGGCATTCAGATCATCAAAGGCAATGGGGTCGCGAACGTCAAGAAGGATAGCGTCGAGTTGTCTGACGGAACGGTGATTCCGACACACACGCTGATCTGGACGGCAGGCGTAAAAGCCAACACGGACGCAGCTGCTTATGGCATCGAGCAAGCAAGAGCGGGCCGTTTGGTAGCCAATAAATACATGGAAGCGAAAGATTCCGATGGCGTTTACTTGGCAGGGGACTTGGTTTACTACGAAGAGCCTGACAAAAACAACGCACCGGTACCGCAAATCGTGCAATCCGCCGAACAAACGGGACACACAGCGGCGGCCAACATCATCGCCTCTATCGAAGGCACAGAGAAGCACGAACACAAAGGCACCTATCAAGGGTTCATGATTTCGATCGGATCCCGTTACGGCGTTGCCTACTTGATGGACAAAATCCATTTGAGCGGCTTCATAGCGATGCTCGTGAAGCACATGGTGAACTTGTTCTACTTCATGACGATTGGTTCAGGGTATTATTTCGTGCAATACATTTATCATGAATTCTTCCATATCAAAGAAAAACGCAACATCTTCCGTGGTCACTTGTCCCGCTTGGGCAATGTGCTTTGGGCACTGCCGCTGCGCGTCTTCTACGGCAGCATGTGGACATGGGAAGCGGTCAAGAAGATTTACGGTTCGTACGGCACAGCTTCTTGGTTCGGCGATGAGATCGTCCTGCCTTTCGCTTGGCTGAAGGAAGCGACGACCGGTGCATCCGAAGCGGTAACCGATACGGCTGCGGCTGTCAGCTCCCCGGTATTCGGTTTGAGCTATGCCTACGGGGAAGAGCCGATGATGATCTTCAAAGAAGCGCCTGAGTGGTTCAACAGCATCATGCAGGTCATGATCCCGAATCCGGAAATGGCCTTGTTCTTCCAGAAATTCATGACAATCGTCGAGTTGCTGATCGGTTTGGCAATCATCGCGGGCTTGTTCACTTTCTTGGCGAATGCCGCAACGATCGCATTGGTGATCGCGTTCTCCTTATCCGGTATGTTCTACTGGGTGAACATGTGGTTCATTCCGGTGGCCATCGCTTTGATGAACGGATCGGGCAGAGCCTTCGGGTTGGACTACTATGTGATTCCGTGGATCCAGAAGAAACTTGACAACTGGTGGTATGGTAAGACAAAATCAATCTATAGACCGGGAATCGGTCAATAA
- a CDS encoding Gx transporter family protein, with the protein MNKNKRLIYISLLAAQGVVITLLERAIPFPFAFAPGAKLGLANIITLLAIFTLPYKDSLKVVWMRLLISTLLGGTLSTFLYSFAGAFLSYGGMLLVRLLGPKRVSMIGISAAGGILHNVGQLAMASLIAQSFSVMLYLPILSITGIFSGIAVGVAANYLLEHVSTIRQFQLEEASQSKLTKAWYEASLVYREEKH; encoded by the coding sequence ATGAATAAAAATAAACGTTTGATCTATATTTCATTATTGGCTGCGCAGGGTGTGGTCATCACGTTGCTGGAGCGGGCGATTCCGTTTCCGTTCGCGTTTGCGCCGGGTGCGAAGCTGGGGTTGGCGAACATCATTACATTATTGGCGATCTTTACGCTGCCATATAAGGATAGTCTGAAGGTCGTGTGGATGCGGTTGTTGATTTCGACATTGTTGGGTGGGACGTTATCTACCTTCCTGTACAGTTTTGCGGGGGCTTTTTTGAGTTATGGCGGGATGCTTTTGGTCCGGCTCTTGGGGCCGAAGCGGGTCAGCATGATCGGCATCAGTGCGGCGGGGGGAATTCTGCATAATGTCGGCCAGTTGGCGATGGCGAGCCTGATTGCACAATCGTTCAGTGTCATGCTCTACTTGCCGATCCTTTCCATCACGGGCATCTTCTCCGGGATCGCGGTCGGGGTGGCGGCGAATTACTTGTTGGAGCATGTTTCGACGATCCGTCAATTCCAACTGGAGGAGGCATCCCAAAGTAAATTGACGAAAGCGTGGTATGAGGCTTCACTGGTCTACCGGGAAGAGAAACACTAG
- a CDS encoding sigma-70 family RNA polymerase sigma factor, whose protein sequence is MNEEMELSEHSPEQLVALIQQGHPMYFEELFCRFLPLVKKFNKAYYLRSLEQEDFWQEARMVLHKAVQSYVPEKGLQFASFYKLTLKHHIFSLIRKESAVKRKIDKGAVSLDAILENQYSNHTEYSFEGVVSMNFSPEEIVMVKESASGYFDILSDFEQAVFIRFINGSTFQTIAEELNCEVTSIKNAYDRCHRKMKRLLD, encoded by the coding sequence ATGAATGAAGAAATGGAACTATCGGAACACAGCCCGGAACAATTGGTGGCACTGATCCAACAAGGGCACCCTATGTACTTTGAAGAACTTTTTTGTAGGTTTTTGCCTCTGGTGAAAAAGTTCAACAAAGCTTATTACTTACGTTCTTTGGAACAGGAGGATTTTTGGCAGGAGGCCCGTATGGTACTGCATAAGGCGGTTCAGTCTTATGTTCCCGAAAAAGGCCTGCAGTTTGCGAGTTTCTACAAATTGACACTGAAGCACCACATTTTCAGCTTAATCAGGAAAGAAAGTGCCGTGAAGCGGAAAATCGACAAAGGCGCTGTGTCATTGGATGCGATCTTGGAGAATCAGTACAGCAATCATACGGAATACTCCTTTGAAGGCGTAGTTTCGATGAACTTCTCTCCTGAAGAAATCGTTATGGTAAAGGAAAGTGCGTCGGGTTACTTTGATATTTTGTCTGATTTCGAGCAAGCTGTGTTCATTCGTTTCATAAACGGCTCCACTTTTCAAACAATTGCTGAAGAATTGAATTGCGAGGTGACTTCTATTAAGAATGCCTATGATAGATGTCATCGAAAAATGAAACGTTTGTTAGATTGA
- a CDS encoding HAD-IA family hydrolase encodes MKIEELYKLSRKYSDEAFESTGYEITNLRKMHIYRISKAFEELGIWITEEEALRFQLDYETFQNEIKLIEEFPQIFELLLQRGAKVGIITNGANDNQLRKINQLGLEKWIAPENMLVSEGAGVSKPSKEIFEAMERRMGLSKNDVYYIGDNFDNDVIGATAAGWKTIWVNFRNHKTIGQEVSATYVVESPQELLRLVDVLTIAL; translated from the coding sequence GTGAAGATAGAAGAACTGTATAAGCTGAGCAGGAAATACAGTGATGAGGCTTTTGAATCGACGGGTTATGAAATCACAAACCTGAGAAAGATGCACATTTACCGAATTTCAAAGGCATTCGAGGAGCTGGGCATCTGGATAACGGAAGAGGAGGCGCTGCGTTTCCAACTGGACTACGAAACCTTTCAGAACGAAATCAAACTGATCGAAGAATTTCCACAAATTTTTGAACTGCTGCTCCAAAGAGGCGCCAAGGTTGGCATCATCACAAACGGTGCCAACGACAACCAACTCAGGAAAATCAATCAATTGGGTCTTGAAAAATGGATCGCTCCTGAAAATATGCTGGTTTCGGAAGGAGCCGGTGTCTCCAAACCCAGTAAAGAAATCTTTGAAGCAATGGAAAGAAGAATGGGATTATCAAAAAACGACGTATATTACATTGGGGACAATTTCGATAATGATGTAATTGGGGCAACTGCGGCGGGTTGGAAAACGATTTGGGTGAATTTCCGGAACCACAAAACGATTGGCCAGGAAGTTTCGGCAACGTATGTGGTGGAATCGCCGCAGGAATTGTTGCGGTTGGTGGATGTACTTACGATAGCTCTGTAG